One region of Eretmochelys imbricata isolate rEreImb1 chromosome 2, rEreImb1.hap1, whole genome shotgun sequence genomic DNA includes:
- the PUF60 gene encoding poly(U)-binding-splicing factor PUF60 isoform X2, with translation MATTTSITLGTESIKLENGQSTAAKLGLPPLTPEQQEALQKAKKYAMEQSIKSVLVKQTIAHQQQQLTNLQMAAVTMGFGDPLSPLQSMAAQRQRALAIMCRVYVGSIYYELGEDTIRQAFAPFGPIKSIDMSWDSVTMKHKGFAFVEYEVPEAAQLALEQMNSVMLGGRNIKVGRPSNIGQAQPIIDQLAEEARAFNRIYVASVHQDLSDDDIKSVFEAFGKIKSCTLARDPTTGKHKGYGFIEYEKAQSSQDAVSSMNLFDLGGQYLRVGKAVTPPMPLLTPATPGGLPPAAAVAAAAATAKITAQEAVAGAAVLGTLATPGLVSPALTLAQPLGALPQAVMAAQAPGVITGVTPARPPIPVTIPQVGVVNPILASPPTLALLEVKKEKEEEEIFQESERPEMLSEQEHMSISGSSARHMVMQKLLRKQESTVMVLRNMVDPKDIDDDLEGEVTEECGKFGAVNRVIIYQEKQGEEEDAEIIVKIFVEFSMASETHKAIQALNGRWFAGRKVVAEVYDQERFDNSDLSA, from the exons GGCACTGAGTCCATAAAGTTGGAAAATGGACAAAGCACAGCAGCTAAGCTGGGGCTTCCTCCTCTCACCCCGGAACAGCAGGAAGCTCTTCAAAAG GCAAAGAAGTATGCGATGGAGCAGAGTATCAAGAGTGTGCTGGTGAAGCAAACCATCGCCCACCAGCAACAGCAACTCACTAACCTGCAG ATGGCAGCAGTGACAATGGGCTTTGGAGATCCTCTCTCACCTTTACAATCG ATGGCAGCTCAGAGGCAGCGGGCGCTGGCCATCATGTGTCGTGTGTACGTGGGCTCCATATACTACGAACTGGGAGAGGACACCATCCGCCAGGCCTTTGCCCCATTTGGACCTATCAAAAGCATTGACATGTCCTGGGACTCTGTTACAATGAAACACAAG GGCTTTGCTTTCGTGGAATACGAGGTGCCTGAAGCTGCTCAGTTGGCCTTGGAGCAGATGAACTCGGTCATGCTGGGTGGGAGAAACATAAAG GTTGGTAGGCCTAGTAATATTGGACAGGCGCAGCCAATCATAGACCAGCTAGCTGAGGAGGCACGGGCTTTCAACCGCATCTACGTGGCATCTGTTCACCAGGACCTTTCAGATGACGACATTAAGAGTGTGTTTGAGGCCTTTGGGAAGATTAAGTCCTGCACGCTAGCCAGGGACCCCACAACAGGGAAGCACAAAGGCTATGGCTTCATTG AGTATGAGAAGGCACAGTCGTCACAAGATGCTGTCTCATCTATGAATCTCTTTGACCTGGGAGGCCAATATCTCCGGGTTGGCAAAGCTGTCACTCCCCCAATGCCTCTCCTAACACCTGCAACGCCTGGAGGATTaccccctgcagcagctgtggctgcagcagctgccacAGCAAAGATAACAGCTCAG GAAGCAGTGGCCGGAGCTGCAGTCCTTGGCACTTTAGCAACACCTGGGCTGGTGTCACCAGCACTGACACTGGCTCAGCCTCTGGGGGCACTGCCGCAGGCCGTAATGGCAGCACAGGCACCAGGAGTCATTACAG GTGTGACCCCCGCTCGACCTCCCATTCCAGTCACTATTCCACAGGTGGGAGTAGTGAATCCTATCCTAGCAAGTCCCCCAACATTGGCTCTGTTGGAGGttaagaaggagaaggaggaggaagagatctTCCAGGAGTCGGAGAGGCCTGAAATGCTGAGTGAACAGGAGCACATGAGCATATCAGGCAGCAGTGCCCGTCACATGGTGATGCAGAAACTGCTTCGCAAACAGGAG TCAACTGTGATGGTGCTGCGCAACATGGTGGATCCAAAGGACATTGATGATGATCTGGAGGGAGAAGTGACAGAAGAATGCGGAAAGTTTGGGGCAGTGAATAGGGTCATCATCTACCAAGAGAAGCAGGGCGAGGAGGAGGACGCTGAGATCATTGTCAAGATCTTTGTAGAGTTCTCTATGGCCTCAGAGACTCACAAAGCCATTCAGGCCCTGAACGGGCGCTGGTTTGCTGGGAGGAAGGTGGTGGCAGAGGTGTATGACCAGGAGAGATTTGATAACAGTGACCTGTCAGCATGA
- the PUF60 gene encoding poly(U)-binding-splicing factor PUF60 isoform X1 produces MDKAQQLSWGFLLSPRNSRKLFKRFPKHPPQIHGLEPAVPRHLPNTYSNGKQAKKYAMEQSIKSVLVKQTIAHQQQQLTNLQMAAVTMGFGDPLSPLQSMAAQRQRALAIMCRVYVGSIYYELGEDTIRQAFAPFGPIKSIDMSWDSVTMKHKGFAFVEYEVPEAAQLALEQMNSVMLGGRNIKVGRPSNIGQAQPIIDQLAEEARAFNRIYVASVHQDLSDDDIKSVFEAFGKIKSCTLARDPTTGKHKGYGFIEYEKAQSSQDAVSSMNLFDLGGQYLRVGKAVTPPMPLLTPATPGGLPPAAAVAAAAATAKITAQEAVAGAAVLGTLATPGLVSPALTLAQPLGALPQAVMAAQAPGVITGVTPARPPIPVTIPQVGVVNPILASPPTLALLEVKKEKEEEEIFQESERPEMLSEQEHMSISGSSARHMVMQKLLRKQESTVMVLRNMVDPKDIDDDLEGEVTEECGKFGAVNRVIIYQEKQGEEEDAEIIVKIFVEFSMASETHKAIQALNGRWFAGRKVVAEVYDQERFDNSDLSA; encoded by the exons ATGGACAAAGCACAGCAGCTAAGCTGGGGCTTCCTCCTCTCACCCCGGAACAGCAGGAAGCTCTTCAAAAG GTTTCCGAAGCACCCGCCTCAAATCCACGGTTTAGAGCCTGCCGTTCCCCGGCACCTCCCAAACACGTACAGCAATGGAAAGCAG GCAAAGAAGTATGCGATGGAGCAGAGTATCAAGAGTGTGCTGGTGAAGCAAACCATCGCCCACCAGCAACAGCAACTCACTAACCTGCAG ATGGCAGCAGTGACAATGGGCTTTGGAGATCCTCTCTCACCTTTACAATCG ATGGCAGCTCAGAGGCAGCGGGCGCTGGCCATCATGTGTCGTGTGTACGTGGGCTCCATATACTACGAACTGGGAGAGGACACCATCCGCCAGGCCTTTGCCCCATTTGGACCTATCAAAAGCATTGACATGTCCTGGGACTCTGTTACAATGAAACACAAG GGCTTTGCTTTCGTGGAATACGAGGTGCCTGAAGCTGCTCAGTTGGCCTTGGAGCAGATGAACTCGGTCATGCTGGGTGGGAGAAACATAAAG GTTGGTAGGCCTAGTAATATTGGACAGGCGCAGCCAATCATAGACCAGCTAGCTGAGGAGGCACGGGCTTTCAACCGCATCTACGTGGCATCTGTTCACCAGGACCTTTCAGATGACGACATTAAGAGTGTGTTTGAGGCCTTTGGGAAGATTAAGTCCTGCACGCTAGCCAGGGACCCCACAACAGGGAAGCACAAAGGCTATGGCTTCATTG AGTATGAGAAGGCACAGTCGTCACAAGATGCTGTCTCATCTATGAATCTCTTTGACCTGGGAGGCCAATATCTCCGGGTTGGCAAAGCTGTCACTCCCCCAATGCCTCTCCTAACACCTGCAACGCCTGGAGGATTaccccctgcagcagctgtggctgcagcagctgccacAGCAAAGATAACAGCTCAG GAAGCAGTGGCCGGAGCTGCAGTCCTTGGCACTTTAGCAACACCTGGGCTGGTGTCACCAGCACTGACACTGGCTCAGCCTCTGGGGGCACTGCCGCAGGCCGTAATGGCAGCACAGGCACCAGGAGTCATTACAG GTGTGACCCCCGCTCGACCTCCCATTCCAGTCACTATTCCACAGGTGGGAGTAGTGAATCCTATCCTAGCAAGTCCCCCAACATTGGCTCTGTTGGAGGttaagaaggagaaggaggaggaagagatctTCCAGGAGTCGGAGAGGCCTGAAATGCTGAGTGAACAGGAGCACATGAGCATATCAGGCAGCAGTGCCCGTCACATGGTGATGCAGAAACTGCTTCGCAAACAGGAG TCAACTGTGATGGTGCTGCGCAACATGGTGGATCCAAAGGACATTGATGATGATCTGGAGGGAGAAGTGACAGAAGAATGCGGAAAGTTTGGGGCAGTGAATAGGGTCATCATCTACCAAGAGAAGCAGGGCGAGGAGGAGGACGCTGAGATCATTGTCAAGATCTTTGTAGAGTTCTCTATGGCCTCAGAGACTCACAAAGCCATTCAGGCCCTGAACGGGCGCTGGTTTGCTGGGAGGAAGGTGGTGGCAGAGGTGTATGACCAGGAGAGATTTGATAACAGTGACCTGTCAGCATGA
- the PUF60 gene encoding poly(U)-binding-splicing factor PUF60 isoform X6 has product MEQSIKSVLVKQTIAHQQQQLTNLQMAAVTMGFGDPLSPLQSMAAQRQRALAIMCRVYVGSIYYELGEDTIRQAFAPFGPIKSIDMSWDSVTMKHKGFAFVEYEVPEAAQLALEQMNSVMLGGRNIKVGRPSNIGQAQPIIDQLAEEARAFNRIYVASVHQDLSDDDIKSVFEAFGKIKSCTLARDPTTGKHKGYGFIEYEKAQSSQDAVSSMNLFDLGGQYLRVGKAVTPPMPLLTPATPGGLPPAAAVAAAAATAKITAQEAVAGAAVLGTLATPGLVSPALTLAQPLGALPQAVMAAQAPGVITGVTPARPPIPVTIPQVGVVNPILASPPTLALLEVKKEKEEEEIFQESERPEMLSEQEHMSISGSSARHMVMQKLLRKQESTVMVLRNMVDPKDIDDDLEGEVTEECGKFGAVNRVIIYQEKQGEEEDAEIIVKIFVEFSMASETHKAIQALNGRWFAGRKVVAEVYDQERFDNSDLSA; this is encoded by the exons ATGGAGCAGAGTATCAAGAGTGTGCTGGTGAAGCAAACCATCGCCCACCAGCAACAGCAACTCACTAACCTGCAG ATGGCAGCAGTGACAATGGGCTTTGGAGATCCTCTCTCACCTTTACAATCG ATGGCAGCTCAGAGGCAGCGGGCGCTGGCCATCATGTGTCGTGTGTACGTGGGCTCCATATACTACGAACTGGGAGAGGACACCATCCGCCAGGCCTTTGCCCCATTTGGACCTATCAAAAGCATTGACATGTCCTGGGACTCTGTTACAATGAAACACAAG GGCTTTGCTTTCGTGGAATACGAGGTGCCTGAAGCTGCTCAGTTGGCCTTGGAGCAGATGAACTCGGTCATGCTGGGTGGGAGAAACATAAAG GTTGGTAGGCCTAGTAATATTGGACAGGCGCAGCCAATCATAGACCAGCTAGCTGAGGAGGCACGGGCTTTCAACCGCATCTACGTGGCATCTGTTCACCAGGACCTTTCAGATGACGACATTAAGAGTGTGTTTGAGGCCTTTGGGAAGATTAAGTCCTGCACGCTAGCCAGGGACCCCACAACAGGGAAGCACAAAGGCTATGGCTTCATTG AGTATGAGAAGGCACAGTCGTCACAAGATGCTGTCTCATCTATGAATCTCTTTGACCTGGGAGGCCAATATCTCCGGGTTGGCAAAGCTGTCACTCCCCCAATGCCTCTCCTAACACCTGCAACGCCTGGAGGATTaccccctgcagcagctgtggctgcagcagctgccacAGCAAAGATAACAGCTCAG GAAGCAGTGGCCGGAGCTGCAGTCCTTGGCACTTTAGCAACACCTGGGCTGGTGTCACCAGCACTGACACTGGCTCAGCCTCTGGGGGCACTGCCGCAGGCCGTAATGGCAGCACAGGCACCAGGAGTCATTACAG GTGTGACCCCCGCTCGACCTCCCATTCCAGTCACTATTCCACAGGTGGGAGTAGTGAATCCTATCCTAGCAAGTCCCCCAACATTGGCTCTGTTGGAGGttaagaaggagaaggaggaggaagagatctTCCAGGAGTCGGAGAGGCCTGAAATGCTGAGTGAACAGGAGCACATGAGCATATCAGGCAGCAGTGCCCGTCACATGGTGATGCAGAAACTGCTTCGCAAACAGGAG TCAACTGTGATGGTGCTGCGCAACATGGTGGATCCAAAGGACATTGATGATGATCTGGAGGGAGAAGTGACAGAAGAATGCGGAAAGTTTGGGGCAGTGAATAGGGTCATCATCTACCAAGAGAAGCAGGGCGAGGAGGAGGACGCTGAGATCATTGTCAAGATCTTTGTAGAGTTCTCTATGGCCTCAGAGACTCACAAAGCCATTCAGGCCCTGAACGGGCGCTGGTTTGCTGGGAGGAAGGTGGTGGCAGAGGTGTATGACCAGGAGAGATTTGATAACAGTGACCTGTCAGCATGA
- the PUF60 gene encoding poly(U)-binding-splicing factor PUF60 isoform X3 yields MDKAQQLSWGFLLSPRNSRKLFKRFPKHPPQIHGLEPAVPRHLPNTYSNGKQAKKYAMEQSIKSVLVKQTIAHQQQQLTNLQMAAQRQRALAIMCRVYVGSIYYELGEDTIRQAFAPFGPIKSIDMSWDSVTMKHKGFAFVEYEVPEAAQLALEQMNSVMLGGRNIKVGRPSNIGQAQPIIDQLAEEARAFNRIYVASVHQDLSDDDIKSVFEAFGKIKSCTLARDPTTGKHKGYGFIEYEKAQSSQDAVSSMNLFDLGGQYLRVGKAVTPPMPLLTPATPGGLPPAAAVAAAAATAKITAQEAVAGAAVLGTLATPGLVSPALTLAQPLGALPQAVMAAQAPGVITGVTPARPPIPVTIPQVGVVNPILASPPTLALLEVKKEKEEEEIFQESERPEMLSEQEHMSISGSSARHMVMQKLLRKQESTVMVLRNMVDPKDIDDDLEGEVTEECGKFGAVNRVIIYQEKQGEEEDAEIIVKIFVEFSMASETHKAIQALNGRWFAGRKVVAEVYDQERFDNSDLSA; encoded by the exons ATGGACAAAGCACAGCAGCTAAGCTGGGGCTTCCTCCTCTCACCCCGGAACAGCAGGAAGCTCTTCAAAAG GTTTCCGAAGCACCCGCCTCAAATCCACGGTTTAGAGCCTGCCGTTCCCCGGCACCTCCCAAACACGTACAGCAATGGAAAGCAG GCAAAGAAGTATGCGATGGAGCAGAGTATCAAGAGTGTGCTGGTGAAGCAAACCATCGCCCACCAGCAACAGCAACTCACTAACCTGCAG ATGGCAGCTCAGAGGCAGCGGGCGCTGGCCATCATGTGTCGTGTGTACGTGGGCTCCATATACTACGAACTGGGAGAGGACACCATCCGCCAGGCCTTTGCCCCATTTGGACCTATCAAAAGCATTGACATGTCCTGGGACTCTGTTACAATGAAACACAAG GGCTTTGCTTTCGTGGAATACGAGGTGCCTGAAGCTGCTCAGTTGGCCTTGGAGCAGATGAACTCGGTCATGCTGGGTGGGAGAAACATAAAG GTTGGTAGGCCTAGTAATATTGGACAGGCGCAGCCAATCATAGACCAGCTAGCTGAGGAGGCACGGGCTTTCAACCGCATCTACGTGGCATCTGTTCACCAGGACCTTTCAGATGACGACATTAAGAGTGTGTTTGAGGCCTTTGGGAAGATTAAGTCCTGCACGCTAGCCAGGGACCCCACAACAGGGAAGCACAAAGGCTATGGCTTCATTG AGTATGAGAAGGCACAGTCGTCACAAGATGCTGTCTCATCTATGAATCTCTTTGACCTGGGAGGCCAATATCTCCGGGTTGGCAAAGCTGTCACTCCCCCAATGCCTCTCCTAACACCTGCAACGCCTGGAGGATTaccccctgcagcagctgtggctgcagcagctgccacAGCAAAGATAACAGCTCAG GAAGCAGTGGCCGGAGCTGCAGTCCTTGGCACTTTAGCAACACCTGGGCTGGTGTCACCAGCACTGACACTGGCTCAGCCTCTGGGGGCACTGCCGCAGGCCGTAATGGCAGCACAGGCACCAGGAGTCATTACAG GTGTGACCCCCGCTCGACCTCCCATTCCAGTCACTATTCCACAGGTGGGAGTAGTGAATCCTATCCTAGCAAGTCCCCCAACATTGGCTCTGTTGGAGGttaagaaggagaaggaggaggaagagatctTCCAGGAGTCGGAGAGGCCTGAAATGCTGAGTGAACAGGAGCACATGAGCATATCAGGCAGCAGTGCCCGTCACATGGTGATGCAGAAACTGCTTCGCAAACAGGAG TCAACTGTGATGGTGCTGCGCAACATGGTGGATCCAAAGGACATTGATGATGATCTGGAGGGAGAAGTGACAGAAGAATGCGGAAAGTTTGGGGCAGTGAATAGGGTCATCATCTACCAAGAGAAGCAGGGCGAGGAGGAGGACGCTGAGATCATTGTCAAGATCTTTGTAGAGTTCTCTATGGCCTCAGAGACTCACAAAGCCATTCAGGCCCTGAACGGGCGCTGGTTTGCTGGGAGGAAGGTGGTGGCAGAGGTGTATGACCAGGAGAGATTTGATAACAGTGACCTGTCAGCATGA
- the PUF60 gene encoding poly(U)-binding-splicing factor PUF60 isoform X4, with product MATTTSITLGTESIKLENGQSTAAKLGLPPLTPEQQEALQKAKKYAMEQSIKSVLVKQTIAHQQQQLTNLQMAAQRQRALAIMCRVYVGSIYYELGEDTIRQAFAPFGPIKSIDMSWDSVTMKHKGFAFVEYEVPEAAQLALEQMNSVMLGGRNIKVGRPSNIGQAQPIIDQLAEEARAFNRIYVASVHQDLSDDDIKSVFEAFGKIKSCTLARDPTTGKHKGYGFIEYEKAQSSQDAVSSMNLFDLGGQYLRVGKAVTPPMPLLTPATPGGLPPAAAVAAAAATAKITAQEAVAGAAVLGTLATPGLVSPALTLAQPLGALPQAVMAAQAPGVITGVTPARPPIPVTIPQVGVVNPILASPPTLALLEVKKEKEEEEIFQESERPEMLSEQEHMSISGSSARHMVMQKLLRKQESTVMVLRNMVDPKDIDDDLEGEVTEECGKFGAVNRVIIYQEKQGEEEDAEIIVKIFVEFSMASETHKAIQALNGRWFAGRKVVAEVYDQERFDNSDLSA from the exons GGCACTGAGTCCATAAAGTTGGAAAATGGACAAAGCACAGCAGCTAAGCTGGGGCTTCCTCCTCTCACCCCGGAACAGCAGGAAGCTCTTCAAAAG GCAAAGAAGTATGCGATGGAGCAGAGTATCAAGAGTGTGCTGGTGAAGCAAACCATCGCCCACCAGCAACAGCAACTCACTAACCTGCAG ATGGCAGCTCAGAGGCAGCGGGCGCTGGCCATCATGTGTCGTGTGTACGTGGGCTCCATATACTACGAACTGGGAGAGGACACCATCCGCCAGGCCTTTGCCCCATTTGGACCTATCAAAAGCATTGACATGTCCTGGGACTCTGTTACAATGAAACACAAG GGCTTTGCTTTCGTGGAATACGAGGTGCCTGAAGCTGCTCAGTTGGCCTTGGAGCAGATGAACTCGGTCATGCTGGGTGGGAGAAACATAAAG GTTGGTAGGCCTAGTAATATTGGACAGGCGCAGCCAATCATAGACCAGCTAGCTGAGGAGGCACGGGCTTTCAACCGCATCTACGTGGCATCTGTTCACCAGGACCTTTCAGATGACGACATTAAGAGTGTGTTTGAGGCCTTTGGGAAGATTAAGTCCTGCACGCTAGCCAGGGACCCCACAACAGGGAAGCACAAAGGCTATGGCTTCATTG AGTATGAGAAGGCACAGTCGTCACAAGATGCTGTCTCATCTATGAATCTCTTTGACCTGGGAGGCCAATATCTCCGGGTTGGCAAAGCTGTCACTCCCCCAATGCCTCTCCTAACACCTGCAACGCCTGGAGGATTaccccctgcagcagctgtggctgcagcagctgccacAGCAAAGATAACAGCTCAG GAAGCAGTGGCCGGAGCTGCAGTCCTTGGCACTTTAGCAACACCTGGGCTGGTGTCACCAGCACTGACACTGGCTCAGCCTCTGGGGGCACTGCCGCAGGCCGTAATGGCAGCACAGGCACCAGGAGTCATTACAG GTGTGACCCCCGCTCGACCTCCCATTCCAGTCACTATTCCACAGGTGGGAGTAGTGAATCCTATCCTAGCAAGTCCCCCAACATTGGCTCTGTTGGAGGttaagaaggagaaggaggaggaagagatctTCCAGGAGTCGGAGAGGCCTGAAATGCTGAGTGAACAGGAGCACATGAGCATATCAGGCAGCAGTGCCCGTCACATGGTGATGCAGAAACTGCTTCGCAAACAGGAG TCAACTGTGATGGTGCTGCGCAACATGGTGGATCCAAAGGACATTGATGATGATCTGGAGGGAGAAGTGACAGAAGAATGCGGAAAGTTTGGGGCAGTGAATAGGGTCATCATCTACCAAGAGAAGCAGGGCGAGGAGGAGGACGCTGAGATCATTGTCAAGATCTTTGTAGAGTTCTCTATGGCCTCAGAGACTCACAAAGCCATTCAGGCCCTGAACGGGCGCTGGTTTGCTGGGAGGAAGGTGGTGGCAGAGGTGTATGACCAGGAGAGATTTGATAACAGTGACCTGTCAGCATGA
- the PUF60 gene encoding poly(U)-binding-splicing factor PUF60 isoform X5, producing the protein MPRAGENESMWYPILDLLLRHAGQEGLLLVPDVGSLAAWRGSCFRMKMAAQRQRALAIMCRVYVGSIYYELGEDTIRQAFAPFGPIKSIDMSWDSVTMKHKGFAFVEYEVPEAAQLALEQMNSVMLGGRNIKVGRPSNIGQAQPIIDQLAEEARAFNRIYVASVHQDLSDDDIKSVFEAFGKIKSCTLARDPTTGKHKGYGFIEYEKAQSSQDAVSSMNLFDLGGQYLRVGKAVTPPMPLLTPATPGGLPPAAAVAAAAATAKITAQEAVAGAAVLGTLATPGLVSPALTLAQPLGALPQAVMAAQAPGVITGVTPARPPIPVTIPQVGVVNPILASPPTLALLEVKKEKEEEEIFQESERPEMLSEQEHMSISGSSARHMVMQKLLRKQESTVMVLRNMVDPKDIDDDLEGEVTEECGKFGAVNRVIIYQEKQGEEEDAEIIVKIFVEFSMASETHKAIQALNGRWFAGRKVVAEVYDQERFDNSDLSA; encoded by the exons AtgcccagggcaggggaaaaTGAGAGCATGTGGTACCCAATACTGGATCTTTTGCTGCGCCATGCAGGACAGGAGGGATTGCTGTTAGTGCCTGATGTTGGATCCCTTGCTGCCTGGAGGGGAAGCTGTTTTAGAATGAAG ATGGCAGCTCAGAGGCAGCGGGCGCTGGCCATCATGTGTCGTGTGTACGTGGGCTCCATATACTACGAACTGGGAGAGGACACCATCCGCCAGGCCTTTGCCCCATTTGGACCTATCAAAAGCATTGACATGTCCTGGGACTCTGTTACAATGAAACACAAG GGCTTTGCTTTCGTGGAATACGAGGTGCCTGAAGCTGCTCAGTTGGCCTTGGAGCAGATGAACTCGGTCATGCTGGGTGGGAGAAACATAAAG GTTGGTAGGCCTAGTAATATTGGACAGGCGCAGCCAATCATAGACCAGCTAGCTGAGGAGGCACGGGCTTTCAACCGCATCTACGTGGCATCTGTTCACCAGGACCTTTCAGATGACGACATTAAGAGTGTGTTTGAGGCCTTTGGGAAGATTAAGTCCTGCACGCTAGCCAGGGACCCCACAACAGGGAAGCACAAAGGCTATGGCTTCATTG AGTATGAGAAGGCACAGTCGTCACAAGATGCTGTCTCATCTATGAATCTCTTTGACCTGGGAGGCCAATATCTCCGGGTTGGCAAAGCTGTCACTCCCCCAATGCCTCTCCTAACACCTGCAACGCCTGGAGGATTaccccctgcagcagctgtggctgcagcagctgccacAGCAAAGATAACAGCTCAG GAAGCAGTGGCCGGAGCTGCAGTCCTTGGCACTTTAGCAACACCTGGGCTGGTGTCACCAGCACTGACACTGGCTCAGCCTCTGGGGGCACTGCCGCAGGCCGTAATGGCAGCACAGGCACCAGGAGTCATTACAG GTGTGACCCCCGCTCGACCTCCCATTCCAGTCACTATTCCACAGGTGGGAGTAGTGAATCCTATCCTAGCAAGTCCCCCAACATTGGCTCTGTTGGAGGttaagaaggagaaggaggaggaagagatctTCCAGGAGTCGGAGAGGCCTGAAATGCTGAGTGAACAGGAGCACATGAGCATATCAGGCAGCAGTGCCCGTCACATGGTGATGCAGAAACTGCTTCGCAAACAGGAG TCAACTGTGATGGTGCTGCGCAACATGGTGGATCCAAAGGACATTGATGATGATCTGGAGGGAGAAGTGACAGAAGAATGCGGAAAGTTTGGGGCAGTGAATAGGGTCATCATCTACCAAGAGAAGCAGGGCGAGGAGGAGGACGCTGAGATCATTGTCAAGATCTTTGTAGAGTTCTCTATGGCCTCAGAGACTCACAAAGCCATTCAGGCCCTGAACGGGCGCTGGTTTGCTGGGAGGAAGGTGGTGGCAGAGGTGTATGACCAGGAGAGATTTGATAACAGTGACCTGTCAGCATGA